In a single window of the Ooceraea biroi isolate clonal line C1 chromosome 8, Obir_v5.4, whole genome shotgun sequence genome:
- the LOC105280794 gene encoding NADH dehydrogenase [ubiquinone] 1 beta subcomplex subunit 8, mitochondrial has product MALAASIGRQLSNQLFKHKACLYTGVKCYATDKSRIPWNHLWIPEEYNKENHAKHAEKYHMHPDDYKPYDPFEKATGDYPALPMIGPEAKDPYYPYDIPIYKKNYHEPLHDEFFKMSEDRYSYGRKFYIEPDRAFLLYIVFVSIIGVILYLASPYPVVFLPNSERQYPYKGKTHYTFEPVE; this is encoded by the exons ATGGCTTTGGCAGCAAGCATCGGGAGACAGTTATCGAATCAATTGTTCAAGCATAAAGCGTGCTTATACACTGGAGTAAAATGCTACGCAACCGATAAGAGTC GAATACCATGGAATCACCTTTGGATTCCGGAAGAATATAACAAGGAGAATCATGCTAAGCATGCTGAAAAATATCATATGCATCCTGATGATTATAAACCGTATGATCCCTTCGAGAAGGCCACGGGTGATTATCCAGCCCTACCAATGATAGGACCAGAGGCCAAAGATCCATACTATCCATATGATATtcctatatataaaaaaaattaccaTGAACCG TTACATGATGAATTCTTTAAAATGAGTGAGGATCGTTACAGTTACGGTCGTAAATTTTACATCGAGCCAGATCGCGCATTTCTACTCTATATTGTATTTGTGTCTATTATTGGTGTAATTCTATACTTAGCATCTCCTTATCCTGTCGTGTTCCTACCAAAT TCGGAAAGGCAATATCCATACAAAGGTAAAACACATTACACGTTTGAGCCAGTGGAATGA
- the LOC105280734 gene encoding inositol monophosphatase 2 isoform X1: MSGINNLDECYSIAEELVLYAGKVIEDGITARKNVKSKGIDWDLVTEYDRRIEDKLIKRLSAQFPSHKFIGEETVAKEGCLPDLTDDPTWIIDPIDGTTNFVHRFPHTCISLALLVNKKVEIGIIYNPIMRQFFSARRHCGAFLNGKPIKTSHVRDVSQSLVAMEPWLAKDPQHLVSVYGRMHALVQSTHGIRSLGTAALTLCYVAMGAVEAYHIEGIDAWDVAAGKLIIEEAGGIVIDTAGGELDIMTPRVIAACNQQIAQQLVDLFQKADSGMLNKNLN, translated from the exons ATGAGCGGGATAAATAACTTGGACGAGTGTTACAGTATCGCCGAGGAGCTAGTTTTGTACGCAGGAAAG GTAATAGAAGATGGTATCACTGCTAGAAAGAATGTCAAAAGTAAAGGGATTGATTGGGATCTCGTTACAGAGTACGATCGCAGGATAGAGGACAAATTGATAAAACGATTATCCGCACAGTTCCCATCGCACAA ATTTATTGGAGAAGAAACGGTAGCGAAAGAAGGTTGCCTACCAGACCTGACCGATGATCCTACTTGGATAATAGATCCAATCGACGGTACCACTAATTTCGTACACCGATTTCCGCATACGTGCATTTCTTTGGCATTATTAGTGAACAAGAAGGTGGAGATcggaataatatataatcctATTATGAGACAATTCTTTTCTGCAAGAAGACATTGCGGTGCCTTTCTTAACGGGAAACCTATTAAAACATCACACGTGAGAG aTGTGTCTCAGTCGCTAGTAGCTATGGAACCATGGCTCGCAAAAGATCCTCAACATTTAGTCAGCGTATATGGCAGAATGCATGCTTTGGTGCAAAGCACTCACgg AATAAGATCATTAGGGACAGCAGCACTCACATTATGTTATGTAGCAATGGGTGCTGTAGAAGCATATCACATTGAAGGTATAGACGCTTGGGATGTTGCAGCtggtaaattaataattgaagaagCAGGTGGAATCGTGATAGACACAGCTG GAGGTGAACTCGATATAATGACGCCAAGAGTTATAGCAGCATGTAACCAACAAATTGCACAGCAACTCGTAGATCTTTTCCAAAAAGCCGATTCCGGAATGCTTAATAAAAACTTGAACTGA
- the LOC105280734 gene encoding inositol monophosphatase 1 isoform X2, translated as MFFYIDGTIIGESVNDCSHRENNEYDRRIEDKLIKRLSAQFPSHKFIGEETVAKEGCLPDLTDDPTWIIDPIDGTTNFVHRFPHTCISLALLVNKKVEIGIIYNPIMRQFFSARRHCGAFLNGKPIKTSHVRDVSQSLVAMEPWLAKDPQHLVSVYGRMHALVQSTHGIRSLGTAALTLCYVAMGAVEAYHIEGIDAWDVAAGKLIIEEAGGIVIDTAGGELDIMTPRVIAACNQQIAQQLVDLFQKADSGMLNKNLN; from the exons atgtttttctacATTGACGGAACTATCATCGGTGAATCAGTGAATGACTGTTCTCATAGAGAAAACAATG AGTACGATCGCAGGATAGAGGACAAATTGATAAAACGATTATCCGCACAGTTCCCATCGCACAA ATTTATTGGAGAAGAAACGGTAGCGAAAGAAGGTTGCCTACCAGACCTGACCGATGATCCTACTTGGATAATAGATCCAATCGACGGTACCACTAATTTCGTACACCGATTTCCGCATACGTGCATTTCTTTGGCATTATTAGTGAACAAGAAGGTGGAGATcggaataatatataatcctATTATGAGACAATTCTTTTCTGCAAGAAGACATTGCGGTGCCTTTCTTAACGGGAAACCTATTAAAACATCACACGTGAGAG aTGTGTCTCAGTCGCTAGTAGCTATGGAACCATGGCTCGCAAAAGATCCTCAACATTTAGTCAGCGTATATGGCAGAATGCATGCTTTGGTGCAAAGCACTCACgg AATAAGATCATTAGGGACAGCAGCACTCACATTATGTTATGTAGCAATGGGTGCTGTAGAAGCATATCACATTGAAGGTATAGACGCTTGGGATGTTGCAGCtggtaaattaataattgaagaagCAGGTGGAATCGTGATAGACACAGCTG GAGGTGAACTCGATATAATGACGCCAAGAGTTATAGCAGCATGTAACCAACAAATTGCACAGCAACTCGTAGATCTTTTCCAAAAAGCCGATTCCGGAATGCTTAATAAAAACTTGAACTGA
- the LOC105280733 gene encoding inositol monophosphatase 2 isoform X1, with amino-acid sequence MARYVEDVYYETAIRLVHEAAQILRDSINNQKNIDQKLGDWDLVTEYDRKIENVVISKLKRAFPDHCFIAEESTGKDLPELTDTPTWIIDPIDGTVNFIHGFPHTCVVVGLAVRKQMVLGIVYNPILEQLFTARKGRGAFLNGKPIHVSQIQDLSNALVCMESGFMKIDDLREKTVERVQAVVKAAQGIRTLGVAALTLCYIALGIVEAYYIEGPGISTWDIAAASLIISEAGGVVVDRITGEPIDIMKPRAVAACNQKIAHDIVRIIREADQRVDIRAK; translated from the exons ATGGCACGATACGTCGAGGACGTGTACTATGAAACTGCTATTAGATTGGTGCACGAGGCTGCCCAG ATTCTCCGAGATTCCATCAACAACCAGAAAAATATCGACCAGAAATTGGGCGATTGGGATCTCGTTACCGAGTATGATCGGAAAATAGAGAACGTTGTCATCAGCAAACTCAAACGCGCGTTTCCAGACCActg CTTTATCGCTGAGGAATCAACTGGAAAAGATTTACCGGAATTAACTGACACCCCTACGTGGATCATAGATCCTATCGATGGTACAGTCAACTTTATCCACGGATTCCCGCACACGTGTGTGGTCGTCGGTTTAGCTGTCAGAAAACAGATGGTCCTTGGTATCGTGTATAATCCCATCCTCGAGCAATTGTTCACGGCTAGAAAAGGACGTGGCGCATTTCTGAATGGGAAACCAATCCATGTGTCCCAAATTCAAG ACTTGTCGAACGCTCTAGTGTGCATGGAATCTGGCTTCATGAAAATCGATGATCTACGGGAGAAAACGGTAGAAAGAGTCCAAGCTGTCGTCAAAGCGGCTCAGGG CATTCGCACTCTCGGAGTAGCGGCATTAACGTTATGTTACATCGCATTGGGAATTGTGGAGGCCTATTACATCGAGGGTCCCGGTATCTCAACGTGGGATATAGCCGCAGCATCGCTCATCATCTCGGAAGCAGGAGGGGTCGTCGTAGATCGCATAACAg GCGAGCCAATCGACATCATGAAACCGCGAGCAGTAGCTGCGTGCAATCAGAAGATCGCTCACGATATTGTGAGAATAATTCGCGAAGCCGATCAACGAGTAGATATAAGAGCAAAATaa
- the LOC105280733 gene encoding inositol monophosphatase 1 isoform X2 — protein MKLLLDWCTRLPRCTRNWQKMASAFCISFIAEESTGKDLPELTDTPTWIIDPIDGTVNFIHGFPHTCVVVGLAVRKQMVLGIVYNPILEQLFTARKGRGAFLNGKPIHVSQIQDLSNALVCMESGFMKIDDLREKTVERVQAVVKAAQGIRTLGVAALTLCYIALGIVEAYYIEGPGISTWDIAAASLIISEAGGVVVDRITGEPIDIMKPRAVAACNQKIAHDIVRIIREADQRVDIRAK, from the exons ATGAAACTGCTATTAGATTGGTGCACGAGGCTGCCCAG ATGCACAAGAAATTGGCAAAAAATGGCGAGCGCCTTCTGTATCAGCTTTATCGCTGAGGAATCAACTGGAAAAGATTTACCGGAATTAACTGACACCCCTACGTGGATCATAGATCCTATCGATGGTACAGTCAACTTTATCCACGGATTCCCGCACACGTGTGTGGTCGTCGGTTTAGCTGTCAGAAAACAGATGGTCCTTGGTATCGTGTATAATCCCATCCTCGAGCAATTGTTCACGGCTAGAAAAGGACGTGGCGCATTTCTGAATGGGAAACCAATCCATGTGTCCCAAATTCAAG ACTTGTCGAACGCTCTAGTGTGCATGGAATCTGGCTTCATGAAAATCGATGATCTACGGGAGAAAACGGTAGAAAGAGTCCAAGCTGTCGTCAAAGCGGCTCAGGG CATTCGCACTCTCGGAGTAGCGGCATTAACGTTATGTTACATCGCATTGGGAATTGTGGAGGCCTATTACATCGAGGGTCCCGGTATCTCAACGTGGGATATAGCCGCAGCATCGCTCATCATCTCGGAAGCAGGAGGGGTCGTCGTAGATCGCATAACAg GCGAGCCAATCGACATCATGAAACCGCGAGCAGTAGCTGCGTGCAATCAGAAGATCGCTCACGATATTGTGAGAATAATTCGCGAAGCCGATCAACGAGTAGATATAAGAGCAAAATaa